The proteins below are encoded in one region of Juglans microcarpa x Juglans regia isolate MS1-56 chromosome 4D, Jm3101_v1.0, whole genome shotgun sequence:
- the LOC121261254 gene encoding HBS1-like protein isoform X1 yields MPRKVSYGVDYDEDYYDYEDYDVDHDLYVEENGKLPQSKKETINCGIWRCSVCTYDNDESFSACDICGVLRNASVNSGTNSDKKTVEGMCKGSGASKMAKSLFASFPQRMPKKAVSFQKPNDAYGKEESNNFHRHMNMQGQFLEFHKAFITHSNHHVNIAPFKFDVPSPDDLVSNGLRSSKMGLKANSTDLKTSRVSSSINEKNGVLSKSSTERSDISSALMPKGRHFSRDKSNHLENDTGNTLSSDKGSVCSPSLNLKGRHDKIDESSSSSMSGGNPQSLTNSLNKMDVNVGSGLSKNVNTRVTRSNAEYKPEKWMLPDQAEDTLTQLNLAIVGHVDSGKSTLSGRLLHLLGRISQKEMHKYEKEAKLQGKGSFAYAWALDESTEERERGITMTVAVAYFDSKKYHVVVLDSPGHKDFVPNMISGAAQADAAILVVDASVGSFEASMDGAKGQTREHAQLIRSFGVDQIIVAVNKMDAVDYSNERFDFIKQQLGTFLRSCGFRDSSISWIPLSAMENQNLVAVPSNVCLLSWYHGPYLLDAVDSFQPPTRDFSKPLLMPICDVVKLSSLGQVSACGKLEAGALRSGSKVLVMPSGNVGSVRSLERNSQACTFARAGDSVAVSLQGIDGSLVMAGGVLCHPDFPVAIAKHLELKVLVLDVTTPILIGSQLEFHVHHAREAARVVRILSLLDPKTGKVTKKAPRCLSAKQTAVLEVALQGPVCVEEFSSCRALGRVFLRALGRTIAVGVVTRITEET; encoded by the exons ATGCCTCGTAAagtgagttatggagttgattACGACGAAGACTACTATGACTATGAAGATTATGATGTTGACCACGATTTATATGTAGAAGAAAATG GAAAATTACCTCAATCAAAGAAAGAAACTATCAACTGTGGGATTTGGCGTTGCTCTGTTTGCACATATGATAATGACGAGAGTTTCTCTGCATGTGATATTTGTGGGGTTCTTCGAAATGCTTCTGTAAATTCTGGCACCAATAGTGATAAGAAAACAG TTGAGGGCATGTGCAAAGGTTCTGGAGCATCCAAAATGGCCAAGTCTCTATTTGCATCTTTTCCGCAACGGATGCCCAAAAAGGCTGTATCATTTCAAAAGCCAAATGATGCTTATGGGAAGGAAGAGAGCAATAACTTCCACAGGCATATGAATATGCAAGGACAATTTCTTGAATTCCACAAAGCTTTTATTACTCATAGCAATCACCATGTTAATATAG CCCCTTTCAAGTTTGATGTTCCATCCCCAGATGATTTGGTGTCTAATGGACTGCGTTCCTCCAAAATGGGTTTGAAAG CCAATTCAACTGACTTGAAAACTTCCAGAGTTTCCTCAAGCATCAATGAGAAGAATGGTGTCCTTAGTAAATCAAGTACTGAAAGGTCAGATATCTCATCTGCATTGATGCCAAAAGGCAGACATTTCAGTAGGGACAAGAGCAATCATTTGGAGAATGATACGGGCAACACACTATCTAGTGATAAAGGTTCTGTTTGCTCACCTTCGTTGAATCTAAAAGGCAGACATGATAAAATAGATGAGAGCAGTAGTTCTTCGATGAGTGGGGGCAACCCACAAAGCCTTACCAATAGTTTGAACAAAATGGACGTAAATGTTGGATCTGGATTGTCAAAAAATGTTAATACCAGAGTGACTCGATCGAATGCGGAATATAAACCTGAAAAGTGGATGCTCCCTGACCAAGCTGAAGATACACTGACTCAACTGAATCTTGCGATC GTTGGTCATGTTGATTCTGGAAAATCAACACTCTCTGGTAGATTACTACACCTCTTGGGGCGAATATCCCAAAAAGAGATGCACAAATATGAGAAGGAGGCTAAGTTACAG GGCAAGGGGTCCTTTGCTTATGCTTGGGCATTGGATGAGAGCACtgaagaaagggaaagaggaATAACTATGACAGTGGCTGTTGCTTATTTTGATTCTAAAAAGTATCATGTTGTTGTGCTTGATTCACCAGGCCATAAGGATTTTGTACCAAATATGATATCCGGGGCAGCTCAGGCTGATGCTGCGATTCTTGTTGTAGATGCCTCAGTTGGTTCCTTTGAGGCCAGTATGGATGGTGCTAAGGGGCAAACACGGGAGCATGCACAACTTATCAGAAGTTTTGGTGTTGATCAAATTATAGTCGCAGTTAACAAAATGGATGCTGTGGATTACTCAAATGAACGATTTGACTTTATTAAACAGCAACTTGGAACATTTCTCCGTTCTTGTGGTTTTAGAGATTCTTCTATTTCATGGATCCCATTAAGTGCCATGGAGAATCAAAATTTGGTGGCTGTCCCTTCTAATGTTTGTTTGCTGTCCTG GTATCATGGACCTTATCTGCTGGATGCCGTTGATTCCTTCCAACCTCCCACAAGAGATTTCTCAAAGCCTCTACTTATGCCGATATGTGATGTTGTTAAACTGTCTTCACTGGGGCAGGTGTCTGCCTGTGGTAAACTAGAAGCCGGAGCTCTTCGAAGTGGATCCAAG GTTCTAGTTATGCCATCAGGAAATGTGGGCTCAGTACGTTCCTTAGAGCGTAACTCTCAGGCTTGTACCTTTGCAAGAGCTGGAGACAGTGTGGCTGTTAGTCTGCAAGGCATTGATGGGAGCCTTGTGATGGCTGGGGGCGTGCTATGTCACCCTGACTTTCCTGTTGCTATTGCAAAACATTTGGAACTGAAAGTTCTTGTTTTGGATGTTACAACCCCGATTTTAATTGGATCCCAG TTGGAATTTCATGTACACCATGCAAGGGAAGCCGCAAGAGTGGTCAGAATACTATCTTTACTTGATCCAAAGACTGGCAAGGTGACGAAGAAGGCACCTCGCTGCCTTAGTGCAAAGCAGACTGCAGTCCTTGAG GTGGCTTTACAGGGGCCTGTGTGCGTGGAAGAGTTTTCAAGCTGTAGAGCTCTTGGGAGGGTATTTCTAAGAGCATTAGGGAGAACAATTGCTGTCGGGGTTGTAACCCGAATAACTGAGGAAACCTGA
- the LOC121261254 gene encoding HBS1-like protein isoform X2, with amino-acid sequence MPRKVSYGVDYDEDYYDYEDYDVDHDLYVEENGKLPQSKKETINCGIWRCSVCTYDNDESFSACDICGVLRNASVNSGTNSDKKTAPFKFDVPSPDDLVSNGLRSSKMGLKANSTDLKTSRVSSSINEKNGVLSKSSTERSDISSALMPKGRHFSRDKSNHLENDTGNTLSSDKGSVCSPSLNLKGRHDKIDESSSSSMSGGNPQSLTNSLNKMDVNVGSGLSKNVNTRVTRSNAEYKPEKWMLPDQAEDTLTQLNLAIVGHVDSGKSTLSGRLLHLLGRISQKEMHKYEKEAKLQGKGSFAYAWALDESTEERERGITMTVAVAYFDSKKYHVVVLDSPGHKDFVPNMISGAAQADAAILVVDASVGSFEASMDGAKGQTREHAQLIRSFGVDQIIVAVNKMDAVDYSNERFDFIKQQLGTFLRSCGFRDSSISWIPLSAMENQNLVAVPSNVCLLSWYHGPYLLDAVDSFQPPTRDFSKPLLMPICDVVKLSSLGQVSACGKLEAGALRSGSKVLVMPSGNVGSVRSLERNSQACTFARAGDSVAVSLQGIDGSLVMAGGVLCHPDFPVAIAKHLELKVLVLDVTTPILIGSQLEFHVHHAREAARVVRILSLLDPKTGKVTKKAPRCLSAKQTAVLEVALQGPVCVEEFSSCRALGRVFLRALGRTIAVGVVTRITEET; translated from the exons ATGCCTCGTAAagtgagttatggagttgattACGACGAAGACTACTATGACTATGAAGATTATGATGTTGACCACGATTTATATGTAGAAGAAAATG GAAAATTACCTCAATCAAAGAAAGAAACTATCAACTGTGGGATTTGGCGTTGCTCTGTTTGCACATATGATAATGACGAGAGTTTCTCTGCATGTGATATTTGTGGGGTTCTTCGAAATGCTTCTGTAAATTCTGGCACCAATAGTGATAAGAAAACAG CCCCTTTCAAGTTTGATGTTCCATCCCCAGATGATTTGGTGTCTAATGGACTGCGTTCCTCCAAAATGGGTTTGAAAG CCAATTCAACTGACTTGAAAACTTCCAGAGTTTCCTCAAGCATCAATGAGAAGAATGGTGTCCTTAGTAAATCAAGTACTGAAAGGTCAGATATCTCATCTGCATTGATGCCAAAAGGCAGACATTTCAGTAGGGACAAGAGCAATCATTTGGAGAATGATACGGGCAACACACTATCTAGTGATAAAGGTTCTGTTTGCTCACCTTCGTTGAATCTAAAAGGCAGACATGATAAAATAGATGAGAGCAGTAGTTCTTCGATGAGTGGGGGCAACCCACAAAGCCTTACCAATAGTTTGAACAAAATGGACGTAAATGTTGGATCTGGATTGTCAAAAAATGTTAATACCAGAGTGACTCGATCGAATGCGGAATATAAACCTGAAAAGTGGATGCTCCCTGACCAAGCTGAAGATACACTGACTCAACTGAATCTTGCGATC GTTGGTCATGTTGATTCTGGAAAATCAACACTCTCTGGTAGATTACTACACCTCTTGGGGCGAATATCCCAAAAAGAGATGCACAAATATGAGAAGGAGGCTAAGTTACAG GGCAAGGGGTCCTTTGCTTATGCTTGGGCATTGGATGAGAGCACtgaagaaagggaaagaggaATAACTATGACAGTGGCTGTTGCTTATTTTGATTCTAAAAAGTATCATGTTGTTGTGCTTGATTCACCAGGCCATAAGGATTTTGTACCAAATATGATATCCGGGGCAGCTCAGGCTGATGCTGCGATTCTTGTTGTAGATGCCTCAGTTGGTTCCTTTGAGGCCAGTATGGATGGTGCTAAGGGGCAAACACGGGAGCATGCACAACTTATCAGAAGTTTTGGTGTTGATCAAATTATAGTCGCAGTTAACAAAATGGATGCTGTGGATTACTCAAATGAACGATTTGACTTTATTAAACAGCAACTTGGAACATTTCTCCGTTCTTGTGGTTTTAGAGATTCTTCTATTTCATGGATCCCATTAAGTGCCATGGAGAATCAAAATTTGGTGGCTGTCCCTTCTAATGTTTGTTTGCTGTCCTG GTATCATGGACCTTATCTGCTGGATGCCGTTGATTCCTTCCAACCTCCCACAAGAGATTTCTCAAAGCCTCTACTTATGCCGATATGTGATGTTGTTAAACTGTCTTCACTGGGGCAGGTGTCTGCCTGTGGTAAACTAGAAGCCGGAGCTCTTCGAAGTGGATCCAAG GTTCTAGTTATGCCATCAGGAAATGTGGGCTCAGTACGTTCCTTAGAGCGTAACTCTCAGGCTTGTACCTTTGCAAGAGCTGGAGACAGTGTGGCTGTTAGTCTGCAAGGCATTGATGGGAGCCTTGTGATGGCTGGGGGCGTGCTATGTCACCCTGACTTTCCTGTTGCTATTGCAAAACATTTGGAACTGAAAGTTCTTGTTTTGGATGTTACAACCCCGATTTTAATTGGATCCCAG TTGGAATTTCATGTACACCATGCAAGGGAAGCCGCAAGAGTGGTCAGAATACTATCTTTACTTGATCCAAAGACTGGCAAGGTGACGAAGAAGGCACCTCGCTGCCTTAGTGCAAAGCAGACTGCAGTCCTTGAG GTGGCTTTACAGGGGCCTGTGTGCGTGGAAGAGTTTTCAAGCTGTAGAGCTCTTGGGAGGGTATTTCTAAGAGCATTAGGGAGAACAATTGCTGTCGGGGTTGTAACCCGAATAACTGAGGAAACCTGA
- the LOC121261255 gene encoding protein ACTIVITY OF BC1 COMPLEX KINASE 1, chloroplastic isoform X2, whose translation MYDFLVGRDEEVVPFRARQLRNLLCDLGPSFIKAGQVLANRPDIIREDYMNELCILQDDVPPFPNQVAFNIIEEELGQPLEAVFSKISSQTIAAASLGQVYRATLRDTKEDVAIKVQRPQIEPIIYRDLFLFRTLASFLNGISLQKLGCNAELIVDEFGEKLLEELDYTLEARNIEDFIENFKNDPTVKIPRVYKQLCGPRVLVMEWIDGIRCTNPQAIKEGGIDVNGFLTVGVSAALRQLLEFGLFHGDPHPGNIFAMRDGRIAYVDFGNVAVLSQQNKQILIDAVVHAVNEDYAEMAYDFTRLGFLAPGTDVSPIIPALEAIWQNSSGKGLSDFNFRSVTGKFNQLVYNYPIRIPERFSLVIRSLLTQEGICFTLQPDFKFLEVAYPYVAKRLLTDPNPALRERLIQVLFKDGVFQWKRLENLIVLAKENVAKMSSNPAFQVKDRQSTRNWQVERKLDLTDTIKDGARLFFIDEGIRRQLLLALTEDSKLHIQELVDVYRLVESDIDIPSVAVEVVRDFPTVVRDLILSWSESVLAG comes from the exons ATGTATGATTTTTTGGTTGGAAGAGATGAAGAAGTTGTTCCTTTTCGTGCTCGGCAGCTTAGGAATCTCCTGTGTGATTTGGGACCTTCTTTTATCAAAGCTGGCCAG GTTCTTGCAAATAGACCTGATATCATCAGAGAAGATTATATGAATGAGCTTTGCATTCTTCAAGATGATGTTCCTCCCTTCCCCAATCAg GTTGCTTTCAACATCATAGAAGAGGAATTGGGCCAACCACTTGAAGCTGTTTTCAGTAAAATTTCATCACAGACAATAGCAGCTGCAAGTTTGGGTCAAGTTTATCGAGCTACCTTACGTGACACCAAAGAGGATGTTGCTATTAAG GTTCAAAGGCCCCAGATAGAGCCCATAATTTATCGggatctttttttatttcgtaCTCTTGCTTCATTTTTGAATGGGATCAGTCTACAGAAACTGGGGTGCAATGCAGAGCTGATAGTTGATGAATTTGGTGAGAAGCTTTTGGAGGAGCTGGATTACACCTTG GAAGCCCGTAATATCGAAGATTTCATTGAGAATTTCAAAAACGACCCAACTGTCAAAATTCCTCGGGTTTACAAGCAGCTTTGTGGGCCTCGTGTTCTGGTAATGGAATGGATTGATGGAATCCGGTGCACTAATCCACAG GCTATCAAGGAAGGTGGCATTGATGTAAATGGATTTTTAACGGTTGGAGTTAGTGCTGCTTTGCGGCAATTGCTAGAATTTGGGTTATTTCATGGAGATCCACATCCCGGAAATATTTTTGCCATGCGTGATGGACGTATTGCTTATGTGGACTTTGGGAATGTTGCTGTGCTTAGTCAG CAAAATAAACAGATCTTGATTGATGCTGTCGTCCATGCTGTAAATGAGGACTATGCTGAGATGGCATATGATTTCACCAGGCTTGGCTTCCTGGCTCCTGGGACCGATGTCTCTCCTATAATCCCAGCCCTAGAGGCAATTTGGCAGAACTCTTCTGGAAAAGGACTCTCTGATTTCAATTTTCGAAGTGTTACTG GGAAATTTAATCAATTGGTTTACAATTATCCCATCCGGATCCCAGAGAGATTTTCTCTTGTTATCCGTTCTTTATTGACTCAAGAGGGAATCTGTTTCACTCTACAGCCAGACTTCAAATTTCTGGAG GTTGCCTATCCATATGTGGCAAAGCGCCTCCTAACAGATCCAAATCCTGCTCTACGTGAACGTCTCATACAG GTTCTATTTAAAGATGGTGTTTTCCAGTGGAAACGGCTTGAAAACCTTATCGTTCTTGCTAAGGAAAATGTTGCCAAGATGAGCAGCAACCCTGCATTTCAAGTAAAGGACAG GCAAAGTACAAGAAACTGGCAAGTCGAAAGAAAACTAGATCTCACGGATACCATCAAAGATGGAGCTCGCCTGTTCTTTATTGATGAAGGAATCCGTAGACAACTTCTTCTTGCTTTGACCGAGGACTCAAAGCTTCACATCCAGGAG CTTGTGGATGTTTATAGGCTGGTTGAAAGCGATATAGACATTCCGTCGGTAGCGGTGGAAGTGGTACGAG ACTTTCCGACGGTTGTCCGGGATCTCATACTTTCCTGGAGTGAGTCAGTATTGGCTGGATAG
- the LOC121261255 gene encoding protein ACTIVITY OF BC1 COMPLEX KINASE 1, chloroplastic isoform X1 — MDFVCTNYANTVPCSTNHKYAPSQTPISFRATVLKRNKKSSPMRASNFAVASGAESSVNGAIARRSLSATSETESRALQSGKSSSAMEQLDIERGVCIPFRKYSPETVRNKVLESRGAILSLILRGVEIVWNLGFYWSSLMYDFLVGRDEEVVPFRARQLRNLLCDLGPSFIKAGQVLANRPDIIREDYMNELCILQDDVPPFPNQVAFNIIEEELGQPLEAVFSKISSQTIAAASLGQVYRATLRDTKEDVAIKVQRPQIEPIIYRDLFLFRTLASFLNGISLQKLGCNAELIVDEFGEKLLEELDYTLEARNIEDFIENFKNDPTVKIPRVYKQLCGPRVLVMEWIDGIRCTNPQAIKEGGIDVNGFLTVGVSAALRQLLEFGLFHGDPHPGNIFAMRDGRIAYVDFGNVAVLSQQNKQILIDAVVHAVNEDYAEMAYDFTRLGFLAPGTDVSPIIPALEAIWQNSSGKGLSDFNFRSVTGKFNQLVYNYPIRIPERFSLVIRSLLTQEGICFTLQPDFKFLEVAYPYVAKRLLTDPNPALRERLIQVLFKDGVFQWKRLENLIVLAKENVAKMSSNPAFQVKDRQSTRNWQVERKLDLTDTIKDGARLFFIDEGIRRQLLLALTEDSKLHIQELVDVYRLVESDIDIPSVAVEVVRDFPTVVRDLILSWSESVLAG, encoded by the exons ATGGACTTCGTGTGTACAAATTATGCAAACACGGTTCCTTGCTCTACTAATCACAAATATGCGCCATCACAAACGCCAATTTCTTTCCGTGCCACGGTACTCAAAAGGAACAAGAAATCATCGCCGATGCGAGCCTCGAATTTCGCGGTGGCGTCGGGAGCCGAGAGTTCTGTCAATGGCGCCATAGCGAGGAGGAGTCTATCGGCTACAAGCGAGACCGAGAGCAGGGCTTTGCAATCGGGCAAGTCCAGTAGTGCCATGGAGCAGCTCGACATTGAGCGCGGCGTTTGCATACCATTTCGCAAGTACTCTCCCGAGACa GTGAGAAATAAGGTATTGGAATCAAGAGGGGCAATTCTGTCACTAATTTTGCGAGGCGTGGAGATAGTTTGGAATTTGGGATTTTACTGGTCTTCCTTGATGTATGATTTTTTGGTTGGAAGAGATGAAGAAGTTGTTCCTTTTCGTGCTCGGCAGCTTAGGAATCTCCTGTGTGATTTGGGACCTTCTTTTATCAAAGCTGGCCAG GTTCTTGCAAATAGACCTGATATCATCAGAGAAGATTATATGAATGAGCTTTGCATTCTTCAAGATGATGTTCCTCCCTTCCCCAATCAg GTTGCTTTCAACATCATAGAAGAGGAATTGGGCCAACCACTTGAAGCTGTTTTCAGTAAAATTTCATCACAGACAATAGCAGCTGCAAGTTTGGGTCAAGTTTATCGAGCTACCTTACGTGACACCAAAGAGGATGTTGCTATTAAG GTTCAAAGGCCCCAGATAGAGCCCATAATTTATCGggatctttttttatttcgtaCTCTTGCTTCATTTTTGAATGGGATCAGTCTACAGAAACTGGGGTGCAATGCAGAGCTGATAGTTGATGAATTTGGTGAGAAGCTTTTGGAGGAGCTGGATTACACCTTG GAAGCCCGTAATATCGAAGATTTCATTGAGAATTTCAAAAACGACCCAACTGTCAAAATTCCTCGGGTTTACAAGCAGCTTTGTGGGCCTCGTGTTCTGGTAATGGAATGGATTGATGGAATCCGGTGCACTAATCCACAG GCTATCAAGGAAGGTGGCATTGATGTAAATGGATTTTTAACGGTTGGAGTTAGTGCTGCTTTGCGGCAATTGCTAGAATTTGGGTTATTTCATGGAGATCCACATCCCGGAAATATTTTTGCCATGCGTGATGGACGTATTGCTTATGTGGACTTTGGGAATGTTGCTGTGCTTAGTCAG CAAAATAAACAGATCTTGATTGATGCTGTCGTCCATGCTGTAAATGAGGACTATGCTGAGATGGCATATGATTTCACCAGGCTTGGCTTCCTGGCTCCTGGGACCGATGTCTCTCCTATAATCCCAGCCCTAGAGGCAATTTGGCAGAACTCTTCTGGAAAAGGACTCTCTGATTTCAATTTTCGAAGTGTTACTG GGAAATTTAATCAATTGGTTTACAATTATCCCATCCGGATCCCAGAGAGATTTTCTCTTGTTATCCGTTCTTTATTGACTCAAGAGGGAATCTGTTTCACTCTACAGCCAGACTTCAAATTTCTGGAG GTTGCCTATCCATATGTGGCAAAGCGCCTCCTAACAGATCCAAATCCTGCTCTACGTGAACGTCTCATACAG GTTCTATTTAAAGATGGTGTTTTCCAGTGGAAACGGCTTGAAAACCTTATCGTTCTTGCTAAGGAAAATGTTGCCAAGATGAGCAGCAACCCTGCATTTCAAGTAAAGGACAG GCAAAGTACAAGAAACTGGCAAGTCGAAAGAAAACTAGATCTCACGGATACCATCAAAGATGGAGCTCGCCTGTTCTTTATTGATGAAGGAATCCGTAGACAACTTCTTCTTGCTTTGACCGAGGACTCAAAGCTTCACATCCAGGAG CTTGTGGATGTTTATAGGCTGGTTGAAAGCGATATAGACATTCCGTCGGTAGCGGTGGAAGTGGTACGAG ACTTTCCGACGGTTGTCCGGGATCTCATACTTTCCTGGAGTGAGTCAGTATTGGCTGGATAG
- the LOC121261256 gene encoding flowering-promoting factor 1-like protein 2, translating to MSGVWVFSNGVYRLNPQADSSDGKQGSSSKKKVLVHLPTGKVVSSYSSLEQILTGLGWERYYEGDPDLFQFHKPSSIDLISLPWEFSKFCSIQMYDIVVKNPNIFHVRDM from the coding sequence ATGTCAGGAGTTTGGGTTTTCAGCAATGGCGTATATCGCCTAAATCCTCAAGCGGACTCCTCCGATGGAAAGCAGGGTAGTAGTTCTAAGAAAAAGGTTTTGGTGCACTTACCAACCGGAAAGGTGGTATCATCTTACTCCTCCCTCGAGCAAATCTTGACCGGGTTAGGGTGGGAGAGGTATTACGAAGGTGACCCCGACCTCTTCCAATTCCACAAGCCATCTTCCATCGACCTAATTTCTCTTCCTTGGGAATTCTCCAAGTTCTGCTCCATTCAGATGTACGATATTGTCGTTAAAAATCCCAATATCTTCCACGTCCGAGATATGTGA
- the LOC121261257 gene encoding fasciclin-like arabinogalactan protein 14 — MNSKASSLLSFAFVILFFSSASAFNITRLLSHFPEFSTFNDYLTQTQLFQQINSRNTITVLVVNNNAIASLSGKPLDVIKKILSVHVVLDYYDVEKLTTLPKKTTVLTTLLQSSGFAVGQQGFLDVSLVNEGEIAFGSAVKGSSLNVKLVKPVVARPYNISVLEVTSTIVPPGIDQAAASPKSPPTKPVTAPAHAPAKEPVAKAPAPTDEVAGDSPIESPSSAPEADAPNADAPNVDDAAPVSSPVPSAADAAPTPTPTPSESGSSCTNVASGFLSVGVVIGLVALSVSL; from the coding sequence atgAATTCCAAAGcctcttctctcctctcttttgCTTTCGTCATCCTCTTCTTTTCCTCCGCCTCGGCCTTCAATATTACAAGGCTCCTCAGCCATTTCCCGGAGTTTAGCACCTTTAACGACTATCTCACCCAGACCCAACTCTTCCAACAAATCAATAGCCGCAACACCATCACTGTTCTTGTCGTCAACAATAATGCCATTGCTAGTCTCTCTGGAAAACCCTTAGATGTTATCAAGAAGATCTTGAGCGTTCATGTCGTGCTCGACTACTATGATGTTGAGAAGCTCACGACGCTACCCAAGAAGACCACCGTTCTCACCACCTTGCTTCAATCCAGCGGTTTTGCTGTTGGACAGCAAGGATTCTTGGATGTTTCACTTGTCAACGAGGGTGAGATCGCTTTTGGGTCAGCGGTAAAAGGTTCAAGTCTCAACGTCAAGCTCGTTAAACCCGTGGTTGCTAGACCCTATAACATCTCTGTGCTTGAAGTTACATCTACAATAGTACCTCCTGGTATCGATCAAGCGGCCGCCTCACCCAAGAGCCCACCAACTAAGCCAGTGACTGCTCCAGCTCATGCTCCGGCAAAGGAACCAGTTGCAAAGGCTCCTGCTCCCACTGATGAGGTGGCTGGTGATTCCCCTATAGAATCACCATCATCTGCACCAGAGGCCGATGCACCGAATGCAGATGCACCAAACGTTGATGATGCAGCACCAGTCAGCTCTCCTGTACCTAGTGCTGCTGATGCTGCTCCCACTCCCACTCCCACTCCATCTGAATCAGGTTCTTCATGCACCAATGTAGCCTCGGGTTTCCTGAGTGTTGGGGTGGTGATCGGTTTGGTGGCATTGTCGGTGTCTCTCTAA